From Sphingobium sp. RAC03, a single genomic window includes:
- the fusA gene encoding elongation factor G, which produces MARSHPLERYRNFGIMAHIDAGKTTTTERILYYTGKSYKIGEVHDGAATMDWMEQEQERGITITSAATTCIWNDHRLNIIDTPGHVDFTIEVERSLRVLDGAVAAFDGVAGVEPQSETVWRQADKYKVPRMCFINKLDRTGANFYYCVQTIIDRLGAIPAVLYLPIGAESEFKGLVDLVENRAIIWKDENLGAEFSYEEIPDDLADKAAEYREKLIELAVEQDDEAMEAYLEGNLPDVATLKKLIRKGTLAQSFVPVLCGSAFKNKGVQPLLDAVVDYLPSPLDIEDVQGINPDNDQPDSRATADDAPFAGLAFKIMNDPFVGSLTFLRVYSGTLTKGTYLNSVKDKKEKIGRMLLMHANSREDIDAAYAGDIVALAGMKETTTGDTLCAERQPIILERMEFPEPVIELSVEPKTKADQEKMGVALNRLAAEDPSFRVSTDHESGQTIIKGMGELHLEILVDRMKREFKVEANVGAPQVAYREYLKKAVDVDYTHKKQSGGTGQFGRIKVKVTPGERGAGIIFKDEIKGGNIPKEYIPAIEKGMRETAATGSLIGFPIIDFEINLYDGAYHDVDSSALAFEITGRAAMREVAQKSGITLLEPIMKVEVVSPEEYLGDVIGDMNSRRGQIQGTDTRGNAQVVEAMVPLANMFGYVNSLRSFTQGRANYSMTFSHYDEVPQNVADEVKARMA; this is translated from the coding sequence ATGGCCCGCAGCCATCCGCTCGAACGCTATCGTAATTTTGGTATCATGGCGCATATTGACGCCGGCAAGACCACGACGACCGAGCGTATCCTTTACTACACCGGCAAGTCCTACAAGATCGGCGAAGTCCATGACGGCGCCGCCACGATGGACTGGATGGAACAGGAGCAGGAGCGTGGTATCACCATCACGTCGGCTGCGACCACCTGCATCTGGAACGACCACCGTCTGAACATCATCGACACCCCCGGCCACGTCGACTTCACCATCGAAGTCGAGCGTTCGCTGCGCGTGCTCGATGGCGCGGTCGCCGCGTTCGACGGCGTTGCGGGCGTTGAGCCGCAGTCGGAAACGGTGTGGCGTCAGGCGGACAAGTATAAGGTTCCGCGGATGTGCTTCATCAACAAGCTCGACCGTACCGGCGCCAATTTCTATTATTGCGTGCAGACGATCATCGATCGTCTGGGTGCCATCCCCGCCGTTCTGTATCTCCCCATCGGTGCGGAGAGCGAGTTCAAGGGTCTGGTCGATCTGGTCGAAAACCGTGCGATCATCTGGAAGGATGAGAATCTCGGCGCTGAATTCTCCTATGAGGAAATTCCCGACGATCTCGCCGACAAGGCTGCTGAATATCGCGAAAAGCTGATCGAACTGGCCGTCGAGCAGGACGACGAGGCGATGGAAGCCTATCTCGAAGGCAATCTGCCCGACGTCGCGACGCTCAAGAAGCTGATCCGCAAGGGCACGCTGGCCCAGTCGTTCGTCCCCGTGCTATGTGGTTCGGCGTTCAAGAACAAGGGCGTTCAGCCCCTGCTCGACGCGGTCGTCGACTATCTGCCTTCGCCGCTCGACATTGAGGACGTGCAGGGCATCAACCCCGACAACGACCAGCCCGACAGCCGTGCGACCGCAGATGATGCGCCGTTCGCTGGCCTGGCGTTCAAGATCATGAACGATCCGTTCGTCGGCTCGCTCACCTTCCTGCGCGTCTATTCCGGCACCCTGACCAAGGGCACCTATTTGAACTCGGTCAAGGACAAGAAGGAAAAGATCGGCCGCATGCTGCTGATGCATGCCAACAGCCGTGAAGATATCGATGCGGCTTATGCCGGCGACATCGTTGCGCTGGCCGGCATGAAGGAGACCACCACCGGGGATACGCTGTGCGCCGAGCGCCAGCCCATCATCCTGGAGCGGATGGAATTCCCTGAGCCGGTTATCGAATTGTCGGTGGAACCCAAGACCAAGGCCGACCAGGAAAAGATGGGCGTCGCGCTCAACCGCCTGGCCGCCGAGGATCCGTCCTTCCGCGTTTCGACGGATCACGAATCGGGCCAGACCATCATCAAGGGCATGGGCGAGCTTCACCTCGAAATCCTGGTCGATCGCATGAAGCGTGAGTTCAAGGTCGAGGCGAATGTCGGTGCGCCGCAGGTGGCCTATCGCGAATATCTCAAGAAGGCCGTCGACGTCGACTATACCCATAAGAAGCAGTCGGGCGGCACCGGTCAGTTCGGCCGCATCAAGGTGAAGGTCACGCCGGGCGAGCGCGGTGCGGGCATCATCTTCAAGGATGAGATCAAGGGCGGTAATATTCCCAAGGAATATATCCCCGCGATCGAAAAGGGCATGCGCGAAACGGCCGCTACCGGATCGCTCATCGGCTTCCCGATCATCGATTTCGAAATCAACCTGTATGACGGCGCCTATCATGACGTCGACTCGTCGGCTCTGGCGTTCGAAATCACCGGTCGCGCAGCGATGCGTGAAGTTGCGCAGAAGTCGGGCATCACGCTGCTCGAACCGATCATGAAGGTCGAAGTCGTCAGCCCCGAAGAATATTTGGGCGACGTGATCGGTGATATGAACAGCCGTCGTGGCCAGATCCAGGGCACCGACACCCGTGGTAATGCACAGGTCGTCGAAGCGATGGTCCCGCTGGCCAACATGTTCGGCTATGTGAACTCGCTGCGTTCGTTCACCCAGGGGCGTGCGAACTATTCGATGACTTTCTCGCACTATGATGAAGTGCCGCAGAATGTCGCGGACGAAGTCAAGGCGAGGATGGCCTGA
- a CDS encoding YifB family Mg chelatase-like AAA ATPase, whose translation MVATVSTVAYLGLEARAVEVQCQLVPGLPNFIVVGLPDKAVAESRERVRNAIAAIGLSLPPKRITVNLSPADLPKEGSHFDLPIALALLGAMGVIDAETLSGYVVVGELGLDGRTAPSPGVLLAALHAGGQDMGLVCPVAQGAEAAWAGQVEVVAAPDLLSLLNHFKGTSALSPPQPGAVEAPVRTLDLKQVKGQEVAKRAIEIAAAGGHNLLMVGPPGAGKSLMAGCLPGILPELTPSEALETSMVASVAGTLDGGRISRARPFRHPHHSASMAALVGGGLKARPGEVSMAHLGVLFLDELPEFQRAVLDSLRQPLETGEVTVARANAHVTFPARVQLIAAMNPCRCGHLGDPALACSRAPRCAADYQAKVSGPLLDRIDLHVEVQAVSAADLVLPPPAEGSTEVAARVAAARDVQTSRYAGTKVRTNAEVDGDALEAFAGPDEAGRQLLAQAAAAMKLSARGYTRVLRVARTIADLAGAERVGRVHVAEALSYRRRAPVN comes from the coding sequence TTGGTCGCAACGGTATCGACGGTCGCCTATCTGGGGCTGGAAGCGCGAGCCGTCGAGGTGCAATGCCAACTCGTCCCCGGCCTTCCCAATTTCATTGTCGTGGGATTGCCCGACAAGGCGGTGGCCGAAAGCCGCGAGCGGGTGCGCAATGCAATCGCCGCCATCGGCCTGTCGCTGCCGCCCAAGCGGATCACCGTCAACCTCTCGCCTGCCGACCTGCCCAAGGAAGGGTCGCATTTCGATCTGCCGATCGCCCTCGCGCTGCTCGGCGCGATGGGCGTGATCGATGCTGAAACGCTGTCGGGCTATGTCGTGGTCGGCGAACTGGGGCTGGACGGACGCACCGCGCCATCGCCCGGCGTGCTGCTGGCGGCGCTGCATGCGGGCGGGCAGGATATGGGACTGGTCTGCCCGGTCGCGCAGGGGGCCGAAGCCGCCTGGGCGGGGCAGGTCGAAGTCGTCGCCGCGCCTGACCTTTTGAGCCTGCTCAACCATTTCAAGGGCACGTCGGCGCTGTCGCCGCCCCAGCCGGGCGCGGTCGAGGCACCCGTGCGGACGCTGGACCTCAAACAGGTCAAGGGGCAGGAAGTCGCCAAGCGCGCGATCGAGATCGCGGCGGCGGGCGGGCATAATCTGCTGATGGTCGGGCCGCCGGGTGCGGGCAAATCGCTTATGGCCGGATGTTTGCCGGGGATATTGCCTGAACTCACGCCGTCCGAAGCGCTAGAAACTTCCATGGTGGCAAGCGTCGCGGGCACGTTGGACGGGGGACGGATCAGCCGGGCGCGGCCCTTCCGCCATCCCCATCATAGCGCGTCGATGGCGGCGCTGGTCGGTGGCGGTTTGAAGGCACGGCCTGGCGAGGTCAGCATGGCGCATCTGGGCGTCTTGTTCCTCGACGAATTGCCGGAATTTCAGCGCGCCGTCCTCGATTCGTTGCGCCAGCCGTTGGAAACCGGCGAAGTGACGGTCGCCCGCGCCAATGCGCATGTCACCTTCCCGGCGCGGGTGCAGTTGATCGCGGCGATGAACCCCTGCCGATGCGGACATCTGGGCGATCCCGCCTTGGCCTGCTCCCGTGCGCCGCGTTGCGCCGCTGACTATCAGGCCAAGGTATCGGGGCCGTTGCTCGACCGGATCGACCTGCATGTCGAGGTGCAGGCGGTGAGTGCTGCCGATCTGGTGCTGCCGCCCCCCGCCGAAGGGTCGACCGAGGTCGCCGCGCGCGTTGCCGCAGCGCGCGATGTGCAGACCTCGCGCTATGCCGGGACGAAAGTGCGGACCAATGCCGAAGTCGATGGCGATGCGCTGGAGGCTTTTGCTGGCCCGGACGAAGCGGGGCGGCAATTGCTGGCCCAGGCGGCGGCTGCAATGAAGCTGTCGGCGCGGGGCTATACCCGCGTGTTGCGCGTCGCGCGGACGATCGCCGATCTGGCAGGCGCCGAGCGGGTCGGGCGGGTGCATGTTGCCGAAGCGCTCAGCTACCGGCGCCGCGCGCCGGTGAATTGA
- the tuf gene encoding elongation factor Tu, producing MAKAKFERNKPHCNIGTIGHVDHGKTSLTAAITKVLAETGGATFTSYDNIDKAPEERERGITISTAHVEYETEARHYAHVDCPGHADYVKNMITGAAQMDGAILVVSATDGPMPQTREHILLAKQVGVPQLVVFMNKVDLVDDAEILELVELEIRELLSSYDFDGDNIPVIPGSAVAALQDKTPEIGHDAVLKLMAAVDSWIPQPERPIDKPFLMPIEDVFSISGRGTVVTGRVETGIVKVGEEVEIVGIRDTRKTTVTGVEMFRKLLDEGRAGDNIGALVRGVGREDVERGQVLAKPGSVMPHTEFDAEVYVLSKEEGGRHTPFFANYRPQFYFRTTDVTGEVILPEGTEMVMPGDNVKLGVKLIAPIAMDPGLRFAIREGGRTVGAGVVGTISK from the coding sequence ATGGCTAAGGCTAAGTTTGAGCGGAATAAGCCGCACTGCAACATCGGCACCATCGGTCACGTCGACCATGGCAAGACCTCGCTGACCGCAGCGATCACCAAGGTGCTGGCCGAAACCGGCGGCGCCACGTTCACCAGCTACGACAACATCGACAAGGCGCCCGAAGAGCGCGAGCGCGGCATCACCATTTCGACCGCGCACGTCGAATATGAAACCGAAGCGCGCCACTATGCGCACGTCGACTGCCCCGGTCACGCTGACTATGTGAAGAACATGATCACCGGTGCGGCGCAGATGGACGGCGCGATCCTGGTCGTGTCGGCCACCGACGGCCCGATGCCGCAGACCCGTGAGCACATCCTGCTCGCCAAGCAGGTCGGCGTTCCTCAGCTCGTCGTGTTCATGAACAAGGTCGATCTCGTTGACGACGCCGAAATTCTGGAACTGGTCGAGCTGGAAATCCGCGAGCTGCTGAGCAGCTATGATTTCGACGGCGACAACATCCCCGTTATCCCTGGTTCGGCTGTGGCCGCGCTGCAGGACAAGACCCCGGAAATCGGCCATGACGCCGTGCTGAAGCTGATGGCTGCCGTTGACAGCTGGATCCCGCAGCCTGAGCGTCCGATCGACAAGCCCTTCCTGATGCCGATCGAAGACGTGTTCTCGATCTCGGGTCGCGGCACCGTCGTCACCGGCCGCGTCGAAACCGGCATCGTCAAGGTTGGCGAAGAAGTCGAAATCGTCGGCATCCGCGACACCCGCAAGACCACGGTCACGGGCGTTGAAATGTTCCGCAAGCTGCTCGACGAAGGTCGTGCAGGCGACAATATCGGCGCGCTGGTTCGTGGCGTTGGTCGTGAAGACGTCGAGCGTGGCCAGGTTCTGGCCAAGCCCGGTTCGGTCATGCCGCACACCGAGTTCGACGCTGAAGTGTACGTGCTGTCGAAGGAAGAGGGTGGCCGTCACACGCCGTTCTTCGCCAACTATCGCCCGCAGTTCTACTTCCGCACCACGGACGTCACCGGCGAAGTCATCCTGCCTGAGGGCACGGAGATGGTCATGCCTGGCGACAACGTGAAGCTCGGCGTCAAGCTGATCGCGCCCATCGCGATGGACCCAGGTCTGCGCTTTGCCATCCGTGAAGGCGGTCGTACCGTCGGCGCAGGGGTTGTCGGCACGATCTCGAAGTAA
- a CDS encoding bactofilin family protein, translated as MSATGAKNTPFSLIGGDVTISGNVTASVDLHVDGVVEGDISCAALVQGAESRIIGHVTAQSARLAGLVDGSITAEELVVERSARITGDVRYERITIEAGSRIDGHFAHKDNAPAAELKLIANESA; from the coding sequence ATGTCGGCAACCGGGGCTAAAAATACCCCCTTCTCGCTGATCGGCGGCGACGTCACGATCAGCGGCAACGTCACCGCGTCGGTCGATCTGCATGTCGATGGCGTGGTGGAAGGCGACATTAGTTGCGCCGCCCTGGTGCAGGGGGCCGAGAGCCGCATCATCGGCCATGTCACCGCGCAAAGCGCGCGCCTGGCAGGCCTTGTCGATGGATCAATCACGGCGGAGGAACTGGTGGTCGAGCGCAGCGCGCGGATCACCGGCGATGTTCGTTATGAGCGAATCACGATCGAGGCGGGCAGCCGGATCGACGGCCATTTTGCGCATAAGGACAATGCGCCTGCCGCTGAACTCAAGCTGATCGCCAACGAGAGCGCCTAA
- the rpsG gene encoding 30S ribosomal protein S7, with protein MSRRRRPEKRIILPDPKYGDIVLSKFMNSIMQDGKKAVAESIVYGALETVETRAKKDPIGMFHDALNNIKPGIEVRSRRVGGATYQVPVEVRPERSQALAIRWLITAARNRSETTMAARLSGELMDAANNRGNAVKKREDTHRMAEANRAFSHYRW; from the coding sequence ATGTCACGTCGTCGTCGCCCCGAAAAGCGCATCATCCTGCCCGATCCCAAATATGGCGATATCGTGCTGTCCAAGTTCATGAATTCGATCATGCAGGACGGTAAGAAAGCTGTTGCTGAGTCCATCGTCTATGGCGCTCTCGAAACTGTCGAGACTCGCGCCAAGAAGGACCCGATCGGCATGTTCCATGACGCGCTGAACAACATCAAGCCGGGCATCGAAGTTCGCAGCCGCCGCGTTGGCGGTGCGACCTATCAGGTTCCCGTCGAAGTGCGTCCCGAACGCTCGCAGGCGTTGGCCATCCGTTGGCTGATCACCGCCGCGCGCAACCGCAGCGAAACCACGATGGCTGCGCGCCTGTCGGGTGAGCTGATGGACGCCGCCAACAATCGCGGCAATGCCGTCAAGAAGCGCGAAGATACGCACCGGATGGCCGAAGCCAACCGTGCCTTCTCGCACTATCGCTGGTAA
- a CDS encoding putative bifunctional diguanylate cyclase/phosphodiesterase: MTDISPYTGEFCDPARERLFQEGRLRESRGHAQILFALSAVLNTLFLMSDWRFAGTDHFWVAVPARIVVILWSLACLSVSHRMTSFRAVERICFAWQAVIAVGVAFLVSSRSDIAVFVLVMLPLVFYLVVPTSFRGNVGGGLACGVALLIGYLAPAPLSATVPGMILAMVMLHFGMWIAIARGNRLQRKEWKAGLAAREAQAALANSRDTLEHMFMAVPLPLLVTRYDGSIVRINRAALEAHAAGGPVSLTNVEQTYVDLPVRDDLFARLRQGEAIDNFECRLRRGDGAIRNALLSSRPIVIDDEACFMTSVVDITERKEIEQNLERLAMSDALTGLANRAHFMAAVTQATAAPTKRAQLAVLLIDLDEFKRVNDTAGHDAGDALLCAVAGRLRHALRPGDLVARMGGDEFAVLLTRLPDAESVQPILRRITEHLHAPLSYRGRPLECRVSIGVALFPDHGDDVTALVKHADIALYHAKNSGRGRATLFGPELLESWEREAAMLDRARHILAHERPCPWYQPKIALDSGAIVGFEALFRCPTADGKVIMPGEIASAFEHPELGPIITMMMIDRIIADCVRWRDAGVTVGPIAFNGSGADLNDDAFADRLLQRLADAGLPPSTVELEVTESVFLGRNAERVGRALNRLSDAGVSIALDDFGTGYASLSHLKQFPIDIIKIDQRFVRDLETDPDDAAIVRTVLNLAFSLGIRTVAEGVENSRQVDYLRAGGCHYGQGYHFSPAIPAAAVTRLLATTAQADLG; the protein is encoded by the coding sequence GTGACGGACATCTCCCCCTATACCGGCGAATTTTGCGACCCGGCCCGTGAACGCCTCTTTCAGGAAGGTCGCTTGCGCGAATCGCGCGGCCACGCCCAGATCCTGTTCGCGCTATCGGCCGTGCTCAATACCCTGTTCCTGATGAGCGACTGGCGTTTTGCCGGAACCGACCATTTCTGGGTTGCGGTGCCCGCGCGCATTGTCGTCATTCTCTGGTCGCTGGCCTGCCTGTCGGTCAGCCATCGCATGACCAGTTTTCGTGCGGTCGAACGTATCTGCTTTGCCTGGCAGGCGGTCATCGCCGTCGGTGTCGCCTTCCTTGTCAGTTCGCGCAGCGACATCGCCGTCTTCGTGCTGGTGATGCTTCCCTTGGTCTTCTACCTCGTCGTGCCGACCAGTTTTCGCGGCAATGTCGGTGGCGGACTGGCCTGCGGCGTGGCGCTGCTGATCGGCTATCTCGCGCCCGCCCCGCTGTCGGCCACCGTGCCCGGAATGATCCTGGCGATGGTGATGCTGCATTTCGGCATGTGGATAGCAATCGCGCGCGGCAATCGGCTCCAGCGCAAGGAATGGAAGGCTGGCCTCGCGGCGCGCGAGGCCCAGGCCGCCCTGGCCAATAGCCGGGATACGCTGGAGCATATGTTCATGGCCGTACCCCTGCCGCTATTAGTGACGCGCTATGACGGCAGCATCGTGCGGATCAACCGCGCCGCGTTGGAGGCACATGCGGCTGGCGGCCCCGTGTCGCTGACCAATGTCGAGCAAACCTATGTCGACTTGCCGGTGCGCGACGATCTGTTCGCCCGGCTGCGACAGGGGGAGGCGATCGATAATTTCGAATGCCGTCTGCGCCGTGGTGATGGCGCCATTCGCAATGCGTTGCTGTCGTCCCGCCCCATCGTGATCGACGATGAAGCCTGCTTCATGACCAGCGTGGTCGACATCACCGAACGCAAGGAAATCGAACAGAATCTGGAACGGCTGGCGATGTCGGATGCGCTGACGGGCCTGGCGAACCGCGCGCATTTCATGGCAGCGGTGACGCAGGCGACCGCTGCGCCGACCAAGCGGGCGCAACTGGCCGTGCTGTTGATCGACCTGGACGAGTTCAAGCGCGTGAATGATACGGCCGGTCATGACGCTGGCGATGCCCTGCTGTGCGCCGTGGCCGGACGCTTGCGGCACGCGCTGCGCCCCGGCGATCTGGTAGCGCGCATGGGCGGGGACGAATTTGCCGTGCTGCTGACCCGCCTGCCCGACGCCGAGTCGGTGCAGCCCATCTTGCGGCGTATCACCGAGCATCTTCACGCCCCGCTCAGCTATCGGGGGCGGCCGCTGGAATGCCGGGTGAGCATCGGCGTCGCGCTGTTCCCTGACCATGGCGACGATGTCACCGCCCTGGTCAAACATGCCGACATCGCGCTCTATCATGCCAAGAATAGCGGACGGGGCCGCGCAACCCTGTTCGGTCCTGAATTGCTGGAAAGCTGGGAGCGTGAGGCCGCGATGCTGGACCGGGCACGCCATATCCTGGCGCATGAAAGGCCCTGCCCCTGGTATCAGCCCAAGATCGCGCTCGATAGCGGGGCGATCGTCGGGTTCGAAGCGCTGTTTCGCTGCCCGACCGCGGACGGCAAGGTCATCATGCCCGGCGAGATCGCGTCCGCCTTCGAACATCCTGAACTCGGCCCCATCATCACCATGATGATGATCGACCGCATCATCGCCGATTGCGTGCGCTGGCGCGACGCGGGCGTGACGGTCGGCCCCATTGCGTTCAACGGGTCCGGCGCGGATCTGAACGACGATGCCTTTGCCGATCGCCTGCTGCAACGGCTGGCAGATGCCGGCCTGCCGCCTTCGACGGTGGAACTGGAAGTGACCGAATCAGTCTTTCTGGGCCGCAACGCCGAACGGGTCGGGCGCGCCCTCAACCGACTGAGCGATGCCGGGGTCAGCATCGCCCTCGATGATTTCGGGACGGGCTATGCCTCTCTCTCCCACCTCAAACAATTTCCGATCGACATCATCAAGATCGACCAGCGTTTCGTGCGCGACCTGGAAACCGACCCGGATGACGCCGCGATCGTCCGCACCGTCCTCAACCTTGCCTTCAGCCTGGGCATCCGCACGGTAGCGGAAGGGGTCGAGAATAGTCGCCAGGTCGATTATCTGCGGGCGGGCGGATGTCATTATGGGCAGGGCTATCATTTCAGCCCGGCCATACCCGCCGCCGCCGTCACCCGCCTGCTCGCGACGACGGCGCAGGCCGATCTCGGCTGA
- the rpsL gene encoding 30S ribosomal protein S12, whose product MPTINQLVRKGREPQKAKSKVPAMDANPQKRGVCTRVYTTTPKKPNSALRKVAKVRLVNQREVITYIPGEGHNLQEHSVVLIRGGRVRDLPGVRYHVLRGVLDTQGVKDRKQSRSKYGAKRPK is encoded by the coding sequence ATGCCAACAATCAACCAGCTGGTCCGTAAGGGCCGCGAACCGCAGAAGGCCAAGTCCAAGGTCCCTGCCATGGATGCGAACCCGCAAAAGCGTGGCGTTTGCACCCGCGTCTATACGACGACTCCGAAGAAGCCGAACTCGGCGCTCCGCAAGGTGGCGAAGGTGCGTCTGGTTAACCAGCGCGAAGTCATCACCTACATCCCCGGTGAAGGCCATAACCTTCAGGAACATAGCGTTGTTCTGATCCGTGGCGGTCGTGTCCGCGATCTTCCCGGCGTGCGCTATCACGTTCTTCGCGGCGTTCTGGATACCCAGGGCGTCAAGGATCGTAAGCAGAGCCGTTCGAAGTACGGCGCGAAGCGTCCGAAGTAA
- a CDS encoding RlmE family RNA methyltransferase, translated as MRGAGVGKVRVKSAKGRTAQSVRWLERHLNDPYVRKAKAEGWRSRAAFKLIELDEKFHFVKGSRAVVDLGVAPGGWSQVVRKLAPKATVVGIDLLPVDAIEGVTLFEMDFMDDKAPDILREALGDAPDLIISDMAANTVGHAQTDHLRTMGLVEAAAWFAVENLRKGGTFVAKVFAGGTDGELLVLLKKNFTTIKHAKPPASRKGSVEWYVVAQGFKGRPDEPARDRAGDPVEE; from the coding sequence GTGAGGGGCGCAGGCGTAGGCAAGGTGCGCGTCAAAAGCGCCAAGGGCAGGACCGCCCAGTCGGTTCGCTGGCTCGAACGCCATCTGAACGACCCCTATGTGCGCAAGGCGAAGGCGGAAGGCTGGCGCAGCCGTGCCGCGTTCAAGCTGATCGAACTGGACGAAAAATTCCATTTCGTGAAGGGATCGCGCGCGGTCGTCGATCTCGGCGTGGCACCGGGCGGCTGGTCGCAGGTGGTGCGCAAGCTTGCCCCTAAGGCCACCGTTGTCGGCATTGACCTGCTGCCGGTCGATGCGATCGAAGGGGTCACCCTGTTCGAAATGGACTTCATGGACGACAAGGCGCCCGACATTCTGCGCGAGGCGCTGGGCGATGCGCCCGACCTCATCATTTCCGACATGGCCGCCAATACGGTGGGCCATGCCCAGACCGACCATCTGCGCACGATGGGTCTGGTCGAAGCGGCCGCTTGGTTCGCAGTCGAAAATCTGCGCAAGGGCGGGACGTTCGTCGCCAAAGTGTTTGCCGGCGGCACTGATGGCGAGCTGCTGGTCCTGCTCAAGAAGAATTTCACGACGATCAAACATGCCAAGCCCCCCGCCAGCCGCAAGGGCAGCGTGGAATGGTATGTCGTGGCGCAGGGGTTCAAGGGGCGGCCCGATGAACCCGCGCGCGACCGGGCGGGCGATCCCGTAGAGGAATAG
- a CDS encoding M23 family metallopeptidase encodes MALIGWGGMTLAMIADSASVTQERAALAAKSKSIATAATKVEGYRQSVDELAQDLEARQDFMDTLYKTHFGAEGDKDADMVAPTAADTSGKAETLTAKISMAPEAAPLVRLEERQRRFALLLTAAVERRADKAAAAIRSFGLNPDQLARTAARAQGGPFVPWKGSKGAMTGELEHLADALTRMEFLERSLLSIPSGRPTMAPMETSSYGYRRDPFNGHAAFHAGMDFPGRHGQPIVAAAPGKVRYVGQRQGYGNVVEVDHGNGLMTRYAHLSRFAAKVGQAVARGDTIGGMGSTGRSTGTHLHFEVRQNDRPINPRRFLEAAQDVLQVQQIAKARFADVGNRG; translated from the coding sequence ATGGCACTGATCGGCTGGGGCGGCATGACGCTGGCGATGATCGCTGACAGCGCCTCAGTGACGCAGGAGCGCGCAGCGCTGGCCGCCAAGAGCAAGTCCATCGCGACCGCTGCCACCAAGGTCGAAGGCTATCGCCAGTCGGTCGATGAATTGGCGCAGGATCTGGAAGCCCGGCAGGACTTCATGGACACGCTCTACAAGACCCATTTCGGCGCCGAGGGTGACAAGGACGCAGACATGGTCGCGCCGACCGCCGCCGACACATCCGGCAAGGCGGAGACGCTGACCGCCAAGATCAGCATGGCCCCGGAAGCCGCGCCGCTCGTGCGGCTGGAAGAACGCCAGCGCCGTTTCGCCCTGCTGCTGACCGCTGCTGTAGAGCGTCGCGCGGACAAGGCAGCGGCGGCGATCCGCAGCTTCGGCCTCAACCCCGACCAGCTCGCTCGCACCGCCGCGCGCGCCCAAGGTGGCCCCTTCGTTCCGTGGAAGGGCAGCAAGGGCGCCATGACCGGCGAATTGGAACATCTGGCCGACGCGCTGACGCGAATGGAGTTTCTGGAACGCAGCCTGTTGTCGATCCCGTCGGGCAGGCCGACCATGGCGCCGATGGAAACCAGTTCCTACGGCTATCGCCGCGATCCGTTCAACGGCCACGCCGCCTTCCACGCCGGCATGGATTTCCCCGGCCGTCATGGCCAGCCGATCGTCGCGGCCGCGCCGGGCAAGGTGCGGTATGTCGGCCAGCGTCAGGGCTATGGCAATGTGGTCGAGGTTGATCATGGCAACGGTCTGATGACTCGTTACGCCCATTTGTCACGCTTTGCCGCCAAAGTAGGCCAGGCGGTGGCGCGGGGCGACACGATCGGCGGCATGGGGTCGACCGGCCGTTCGACCGGCACCCATCTCCATTTCGAGGTCCGGCAAAATGACCGGCCCATCAACCCTCGCCGTTTTCTGGAGGCTGCCCAGGATGTTCTCCAAGTCCAGCAAATCGCCAAGGCCCGTTTCGCCGATGTCGGCAACCGGGGCTAA